From one Agrobacterium fabrum str. C58 genomic stretch:
- a CDS encoding glycosyltransferase family 2 protein: MENLASPPDISFVIAAYNAADTIEAAVQSALDQRGVTLEVIVVDDRSADDTITFVEAIAAIDPRVRLLALEENRGPGGARNAGIEAATGRWIAVLDSDDVIRPERSACMMCRAEAANAAVAVDNLDVVYTDGRPMETMFPEEFLEERAVLTLEDFISSNILFRSTFNFGYMKPMFRRDFLNNEGLRFREDIRIGEDYILLASALAAGGLCVIEPKPGYIYNIREGSISRVLELHHVEAMMRADQEFLSHYTLLPAAMDAQQARARSLQLAHNFLTLVENIKRRSVLGALKTTIRDPAVLGHLRMPIAVRLRRLRDAMFAPAAKIQG; encoded by the coding sequence ATGGAGAATCTTGCCTCGCCACCCGATATCAGCTTCGTCATCGCCGCCTATAATGCCGCCGATACGATCGAAGCCGCCGTTCAAAGCGCGCTCGACCAGCGGGGGGTGACGCTGGAGGTGATCGTTGTAGACGACCGTTCCGCTGACGATACCATCACGTTCGTGGAGGCGATTGCCGCCATCGATCCGCGTGTTCGCCTGCTTGCGCTCGAAGAAAACCGTGGTCCGGGCGGTGCGCGCAATGCCGGCATCGAAGCCGCGACCGGACGCTGGATTGCCGTGCTTGATTCCGACGATGTCATCCGCCCGGAGCGCTCCGCCTGCATGATGTGCCGGGCCGAAGCCGCCAATGCCGCCGTCGCGGTCGACAATCTCGATGTCGTCTACACCGACGGCAGGCCGATGGAGACGATGTTTCCCGAAGAATTTCTGGAGGAACGAGCGGTTCTCACGCTTGAGGACTTCATTTCCTCCAACATCCTGTTCCGCTCCACCTTCAACTTCGGCTATATGAAACCGATGTTCCGGCGCGACTTCCTCAATAACGAGGGACTGCGTTTCCGCGAGGATATCCGCATCGGCGAGGATTATATCCTGCTCGCCTCAGCGCTTGCGGCCGGCGGTCTCTGCGTCATCGAACCGAAGCCGGGTTATATCTACAATATCCGCGAAGGCTCGATTTCGCGTGTGCTCGAACTTCATCACGTCGAGGCAATGATGCGGGCGGATCAGGAGTTCCTGAGCCATTACACATTGCTGCCCGCCGCCATGGATGCGCAGCAGGCGAGAGCCCGCAGCCTGCAGCTGGCGCATAATTTTTTGACATTGGTGGAAAACATCAAGCGCCGCTCGGTACTCGGCGCCTTGAAGACCACGATCAGGGATCCCGCCGTGCTGGGGCATTTAAGAATGCCCATTGCAGTGCGGCTGAGGAGGCTGCGGGACGCGATGTTTGCGCCTGCGGCAAAAATACAGGGGTGA
- a CDS encoding glycosyltransferase yields the protein MTDNTVTLPHDSKTVDIGICTYRRPALVATLLSLFELDVPEGVKVRLIVADNDEQPSAKASVDRLRETAPFEITYVHCPKSNISIARNACLSECKADYLAFIDDDETAPPHWLTALLETAEETGAETVLGPVTAVYRDNAPGWMKRGDFHSTVPVWVNGEIITGYTCNTLLRMEAPAVKGRRFALALGQSGGEDTHFFSHLHAAGGRIVFAEDAVLSEPVPENRASFMWLAKRRFRSGQTHGRVLAEKKPGARRVVQVLKAGSKALYCGVFAALNGFNAVRRNRYALRGALHMGSMSGAFGVREIRQYGAVEAT from the coding sequence ATGACCGACAACACCGTCACCCTCCCGCATGATTCGAAAACCGTCGATATCGGCATCTGCACCTACAGACGCCCGGCGCTGGTTGCCACACTTCTGTCACTCTTCGAGCTGGACGTGCCGGAAGGCGTGAAAGTTCGCTTGATCGTCGCCGATAATGACGAGCAGCCGAGTGCCAAGGCGAGCGTCGATCGCCTGCGCGAAACCGCCCCGTTCGAGATTACCTATGTGCATTGCCCGAAATCGAATATTTCGATTGCCCGCAATGCCTGCCTGTCGGAATGCAAGGCGGATTACCTCGCCTTCATCGATGATGACGAAACCGCCCCGCCACATTGGCTCACCGCCCTTCTCGAAACGGCCGAAGAAACCGGTGCGGAAACCGTTCTAGGCCCCGTGACGGCGGTGTACCGGGACAATGCCCCGGGCTGGATGAAACGCGGTGATTTCCACTCGACCGTTCCGGTCTGGGTGAATGGCGAGATCATCACCGGTTACACCTGCAACACGCTTCTCAGGATGGAAGCGCCCGCGGTGAAGGGCCGGCGCTTCGCCCTGGCGCTCGGCCAGAGCGGCGGCGAGGACACGCATTTCTTCTCGCATCTTCACGCCGCCGGCGGCCGCATCGTCTTTGCGGAAGATGCCGTGCTGTCGGAGCCGGTTCCGGAAAACCGGGCGAGCTTCATGTGGCTTGCCAAGCGCCGCTTCCGTTCCGGCCAGACCCATGGCCGCGTGCTGGCCGAGAAAAAGCCCGGTGCACGCCGCGTGGTGCAGGTACTGAAGGCCGGCTCGAAGGCGCTTTATTGCGGCGTCTTTGCCGCGCTGAACGGTTTCAACGCCGTGCGCCGCAATCGTTATGCGCTGCGTGGCGCGTTGCATATGGGCTCGATGAGCGGCGCCTTCGGGGTGCGTGAAATCCGCCAATATGGTGCGGTGGAGGCGACCTGA
- a CDS encoding glycosyltransferase family 2 protein — MEGLGHSGIRTLIVIPCLNEAKTIEGLLVKFTGAMQGRLFRIVVADGGSTDGTRNIVSAFAATDDRVTLLANPKRIQSAGINLAVATFGEDFDYLIRIDAHGDYPDDYCQRLIEDADRTGADSVVVAMDTVGHGLFQKATAIAQNSKLGNGGSKHREGAKGHWIDHGHHALMRIAAFDAVGGYDESFSHNEDAELDFRLRKSGFRIWMTDKTRMTYYPRASVMPLFRQYLAYGRGRAKNLLKHRSIPKIRQMIPLAVLPVFVLALLSLVHWAALIPLGLWIAACVGYGLWMAIGQKNPYGPLAAFSAMVMHLAWSTGFWLELLKFRGRKAVS; from the coding sequence ATGGAAGGTCTTGGTCATTCCGGCATCAGAACGCTGATCGTCATTCCCTGCCTCAATGAGGCAAAGACGATCGAGGGGCTGCTTGTCAAATTCACCGGCGCGATGCAGGGGCGTCTTTTCCGCATCGTCGTTGCCGATGGCGGCAGCACGGATGGAACCCGCAATATCGTTTCCGCCTTCGCAGCGACGGATGACCGCGTCACGCTGCTTGCCAATCCGAAGCGCATTCAGAGCGCCGGCATCAACCTTGCCGTTGCGACCTTCGGCGAGGATTTCGACTACCTCATTCGCATCGACGCCCATGGCGATTATCCCGATGATTATTGCCAGCGGCTGATCGAGGATGCCGATCGTACCGGCGCGGATTCCGTCGTCGTCGCCATGGATACGGTCGGCCACGGCCTGTTTCAGAAGGCGACGGCCATCGCCCAGAATTCCAAGCTCGGCAATGGTGGTTCCAAGCACCGCGAAGGTGCCAAGGGTCACTGGATCGATCATGGCCACCACGCCTTGATGCGGATTGCCGCCTTCGATGCGGTCGGCGGTTATGACGAGAGCTTCAGCCATAACGAGGATGCCGAACTTGATTTCCGGCTGCGCAAATCCGGTTTTCGCATCTGGATGACCGACAAGACCCGCATGACCTATTATCCGCGCGCCAGCGTCATGCCGCTCTTCAGGCAATATCTCGCCTATGGTCGCGGCCGCGCGAAGAACCTGTTGAAACATCGTTCGATCCCGAAGATCCGCCAGATGATTCCGCTCGCCGTGCTGCCGGTCTTCGTGCTTGCATTGCTGTCGCTCGTGCATTGGGCGGCGCTTATTCCGCTCGGCCTCTGGATCGCCGCATGTGTGGGTTATGGCTTGTGGATGGCAATAGGTCAGAAAAACCCATACGGCCCCCTCGCCGCCTTTTCGGCGATGGTGATGCATCTGGCCTGGTCCACCGGCTTCTGGCTGGAACTCCTGAAATTCCGGGGAAGAAAGGCTGTCTCATGA
- a CDS encoding glycosyl transferase family 1, producing the protein MTHVLYLAHDLSDPAIRRRVLTLLAGGARVTLAGFRRGQNRLAEIEGVVPVVLGETADGQFLQRMAAVAKASLSLGKTLGGISAPDVILARNLEMLALAKRAMSIYFGQPALVYECLDIHRLLLNKGKPGQMLNAAQRYFARDAKLLVTSSPAFVEHYFKPVSGLNLPVLLQENKVLALDATFAATPQPRAPAPGEPWKIGWFGALRCRKSLEILADFARRMEGRVEIILRGRPAYSEFADFDGFVAAAPHVHFHGPYKNPEDLAAIYNEVQFTWAIDFFEEGQNSSWLLPNRLYEGCLYGTLPIALAGTETARFIEKRDIGFVLSHARPDDLAALFGQMTPQTYAGAFNTLSAIDRKQWLTDRDDCRQLVQHLSSLSKSASGHAREAQFSPV; encoded by the coding sequence ATGACCCATGTTCTTTATCTCGCGCATGATCTGTCGGACCCCGCCATTCGCCGGCGGGTGCTGACCCTGCTTGCGGGCGGGGCGCGGGTCACGCTGGCGGGTTTCCGGCGCGGGCAGAACCGGCTGGCGGAGATCGAGGGTGTCGTTCCCGTTGTGCTCGGGGAAACCGCCGACGGACAGTTTCTGCAGCGCATGGCGGCGGTTGCGAAAGCCAGCCTCTCTCTGGGCAAGACATTGGGCGGCATTTCGGCCCCTGACGTCATTCTCGCCAGAAACCTCGAAATGCTGGCGCTGGCAAAGCGGGCCATGTCGATCTATTTCGGCCAGCCGGCGCTGGTTTACGAATGTCTCGACATTCACCGCCTGCTTCTCAACAAGGGCAAGCCCGGTCAGATGCTGAATGCAGCGCAGCGTTATTTCGCCCGTGACGCGAAGCTGCTGGTGACGAGTTCTCCGGCCTTCGTGGAGCATTATTTCAAGCCCGTCTCCGGCCTTAACCTTCCCGTCCTCTTGCAGGAAAACAAGGTGCTGGCGCTCGACGCCACCTTTGCCGCCACGCCGCAACCGCGCGCACCGGCCCCCGGAGAACCCTGGAAAATCGGCTGGTTCGGCGCACTTCGCTGCCGCAAATCGCTCGAAATCCTCGCCGACTTTGCCCGTCGCATGGAAGGCAGGGTCGAGATCATCCTGCGCGGCCGGCCGGCCTATTCTGAATTTGCCGATTTCGACGGTTTCGTGGCTGCCGCCCCGCATGTGCATTTCCACGGGCCATACAAAAACCCCGAGGATCTTGCCGCCATCTACAACGAGGTGCAGTTCACCTGGGCGATCGACTTTTTCGAGGAGGGCCAGAATTCCAGCTGGCTGCTGCCCAACCGGCTTTATGAGGGCTGCCTTTACGGCACGCTGCCGATTGCGCTTGCCGGCACGGAAACCGCCCGTTTCATCGAAAAACGCGACATCGGCTTTGTCCTGTCACATGCACGCCCGGACGATCTCGCCGCCCTGTTCGGCCAGATGACGCCGCAAACCTATGCGGGCGCCTTCAACACCCTCTCGGCAATCGACAGGAAACAATGGCTGACGGACCGCGACGATTGCCGTCAGCTGGTGCAGCACTTGTCCTCGCTTTCCAAATCCGCTTCCGGCCATGCCCGTGAAGCGCAGTTTTCACCCGTGTAG
- a CDS encoding glycoside hydrolase family 16 protein has product MTTFVTRVQTRIFLAAALSITAFAAPIHAQEDNGTSFIENFDQMDRSFWYVSDGWNNGAHQNCTWSKKLATVENGQLTLGFEEAKAGERNFACGEIQTKGRYRYGTYEARMKAATGSGLNSAFFTYIGPTDKKPHDEIDFEVLGKNTGKVQLNQYIAAKGGNEKLVPVEGGADAGFNDYAFVWEPQRLRYYVNGKLVHEVTDETKIPQNAQKIFFSLWGTDTLKDWMGKFSYTGATQMIVDRFAFTALGDKCQFPESIACALN; this is encoded by the coding sequence ATGACAACATTTGTCACCCGCGTTCAGACACGCATTTTTCTTGCCGCAGCCCTCTCGATCACGGCTTTCGCAGCACCGATCCACGCGCAGGAAGACAATGGCACGTCCTTCATCGAGAACTTCGACCAGATGGACAGATCCTTCTGGTACGTCTCCGACGGCTGGAACAACGGCGCGCATCAGAATTGCACTTGGTCAAAGAAACTGGCGACGGTCGAAAACGGCCAGCTGACGCTCGGTTTCGAGGAGGCCAAGGCCGGTGAGCGCAATTTCGCCTGCGGAGAAATCCAGACCAAGGGGCGTTATCGTTACGGCACCTATGAGGCCCGCATGAAGGCCGCTACCGGCTCGGGCTTGAACTCGGCCTTCTTCACCTATATCGGCCCAACCGACAAGAAACCGCACGATGAAATCGACTTCGAGGTGCTGGGAAAGAATACCGGCAAGGTGCAGCTCAACCAGTATATTGCCGCCAAGGGCGGCAATGAGAAGCTGGTGCCGGTGGAAGGCGGCGCCGATGCCGGTTTTAACGACTACGCTTTCGTCTGGGAGCCGCAACGCCTGCGTTATTACGTCAATGGCAAGCTCGTTCATGAAGTGACGGACGAGACGAAAATCCCGCAAAACGCCCAGAAGATTTTCTTCAGCCTGTGGGGAACGGACACGCTGAAGGACTGGATGGGCAAGTTTTCTTATACCGGCGCAACCCAGATGATCGTCGACCGTTTCGCTTTCACGGCGCTCGGCGACAAGTGCCAGTTCCCGGAATCCATCGCCTGCGCCCTCAACTAA
- a CDS encoding acyltransferase family protein, whose product MTVDQNLSSRINLMRILLISGIVFVHVPHDAETSPFLGLYGFFDWLRVFLGDALFRIGVPCLSAISGYLLFRRGMSGFDYPATIRSKSKTVLLPFLLWNGALFAVVLLVQLFDVGVGYFPDLWNASPREIISHGTALEELPVNVPLYFLRDLFVCILLSPVLAFLMRRFALPTLAILLIITAMPDLTIFIVQKKSILFSFSLGIALALHRVDVKALDPYALPIMALTFAASAMLATGLYFTGPEFTFWLNMSRNLLAVFGALGFWVSSSILIRSRLGQRLADTGSLSFWIFCAHYPLLVIMWMVWNKGGPDFYPAFYISATLSAFVILVISNAQTRKYLPAIYGVLTGSRNGKRRTKADVANKRNSIIGPPTSETLYSQRQR is encoded by the coding sequence GTGACTGTCGATCAGAACCTATCCTCCCGTATCAATTTGATGCGCATATTGTTGATCTCGGGGATCGTGTTCGTGCATGTGCCGCACGATGCCGAGACAAGCCCGTTTCTCGGCCTCTACGGCTTCTTCGACTGGCTGCGGGTTTTCCTGGGCGATGCGCTGTTCCGTATCGGCGTGCCCTGTCTCAGCGCGATATCCGGTTACCTCCTGTTTCGTCGCGGCATGAGCGGTTTCGATTATCCGGCAACGATCCGTTCCAAGTCTAAAACCGTGCTTTTACCCTTCCTGCTGTGGAATGGTGCGCTGTTTGCCGTTGTGCTGCTGGTGCAGTTGTTCGATGTCGGTGTGGGTTATTTCCCCGATCTCTGGAACGCCAGCCCGCGTGAAATCATCAGCCACGGAACGGCGCTCGAAGAGTTGCCGGTGAATGTGCCGCTGTATTTCCTGCGCGATCTCTTCGTCTGCATCCTGCTGTCGCCCGTGCTTGCCTTTCTGATGCGCCGTTTCGCGCTGCCAACACTGGCGATCCTGCTCATCATTACGGCGATGCCTGACCTGACAATCTTCATCGTCCAGAAAAAATCCATCCTCTTCAGCTTTTCGCTCGGCATTGCGCTCGCGCTGCACCGGGTCGATGTCAAGGCGCTCGATCCCTATGCCCTGCCGATCATGGCGCTGACCTTCGCCGCCTCCGCCATGCTGGCGACCGGCCTTTATTTCACCGGCCCGGAATTTACCTTCTGGCTCAACATGTCGCGCAATCTGCTCGCCGTCTTCGGCGCGCTCGGTTTCTGGGTCTCTTCCTCGATCCTCATCCGCAGCCGGCTTGGCCAGCGGCTTGCCGACACCGGCAGCCTGAGCTTTTGGATATTCTGTGCCCATTACCCGTTGCTTGTCATCATGTGGATGGTTTGGAACAAGGGTGGCCCGGACTTCTATCCCGCCTTTTATATCAGCGCGACGCTTTCCGCCTTCGTCATTCTGGTGATCAGCAACGCCCAGACCCGCAAATACCTGCCGGCCATCTATGGCGTGCTGACGGGAAGCCGTAACGGCAAACGCAGGACGAAAGCCGATGTTGCGAACAAACGGAATTCCATCATCGGCCCGCCCACATCCGAAACGCTTTATTCGCAACGACAGAGGTGA
- a CDS encoding lipopolysaccharide biosynthesis protein, which translates to MPPAPNVKTITTNVGWSVLSKTGTFGLKFVTVPILARLLSPEEFGVVAVGLTVVQFLTMIAGAGLTSALIVEKEEDMDTIHTVFWANLAISCTMAAVLYIFAEFFGGLLGAVESAYLLRIMAFLIPLQLAGDVAYSLLARRMNFSKDALWSMASESIAAVVAVALALLGFGVWALIIQLFAAALIRLVGLYAVSRYCPRFVMKPRRLVPLLGFSSGLMGSEIANFVTFQSPMVVIARHLGLADAGAYSASNRFASIPNQVVLSAVMGVLFPAFSRMMDDPQRRRDALMFSTQVLTVLLAPMMFGLWAVAEPAMLVIFGQNWAYAWPVLGLLALSKAILTPCSTFIPYLKGAGYGRVLFWSATVRAIVTTVAVWLAALYGTLIDAMVWLCIVNAVTLVAYSWAVFKASDTPFFRGLYVSSRPMIAALIMAVAVRYLLHALSGHIPSATLQVLVGAAAGGVIYGVLILLTERALLGKILGMVKSRRMRDTATQG; encoded by the coding sequence ATGCCCCCAGCGCCAAATGTAAAGACCATCACCACGAATGTCGGCTGGAGCGTTTTATCAAAAACAGGGACATTCGGGCTTAAGTTTGTCACGGTCCCCATCCTCGCACGTCTCCTCTCTCCGGAAGAGTTCGGGGTGGTGGCGGTAGGACTAACGGTTGTACAGTTCCTGACCATGATTGCCGGCGCGGGACTGACCTCTGCGCTGATCGTCGAGAAGGAAGAGGATATGGATACGATCCATACCGTCTTCTGGGCCAATCTGGCGATCTCCTGCACCATGGCCGCCGTGCTCTACATCTTCGCGGAATTTTTCGGCGGGCTGCTGGGCGCGGTGGAAAGCGCCTACCTGCTGCGCATCATGGCCTTCCTCATTCCATTGCAGCTGGCCGGCGATGTCGCCTATTCGCTCTTGGCCCGGCGGATGAACTTCAGCAAGGACGCGCTCTGGAGCATGGCTTCGGAAAGCATTGCGGCGGTGGTGGCGGTGGCTCTGGCGCTTCTCGGCTTCGGCGTCTGGGCGCTTATCATCCAGCTTTTTGCCGCGGCCCTCATCCGGCTTGTCGGTCTTTACGCCGTCTCGCGCTATTGCCCGCGTTTCGTCATGAAACCGCGCCGACTGGTGCCGCTTCTCGGCTTCAGTTCCGGGCTGATGGGCTCGGAAATCGCTAATTTCGTTACCTTCCAGTCGCCGATGGTGGTCATCGCCAGGCATCTCGGTCTTGCCGATGCCGGCGCCTATTCCGCCTCCAACCGTTTTGCGAGCATCCCCAATCAGGTGGTTCTGTCGGCCGTCATGGGCGTTCTGTTTCCGGCCTTCAGCCGTATGATGGACGATCCCCAGCGCCGCCGCGATGCCCTGATGTTCAGCACGCAGGTGCTGACCGTACTGCTCGCGCCGATGATGTTCGGCCTCTGGGCCGTCGCCGAGCCGGCCATGCTCGTGATCTTCGGGCAGAACTGGGCTTATGCCTGGCCGGTTCTCGGTCTTCTTGCCCTTTCCAAGGCCATTCTCACGCCCTGCAGCACCTTCATCCCCTATCTCAAAGGCGCTGGGTACGGCCGTGTGCTGTTCTGGTCCGCGACGGTCCGCGCCATCGTCACCACGGTTGCGGTGTGGCTTGCCGCCCTTTATGGCACGCTGATCGACGCTATGGTGTGGCTCTGCATCGTCAATGCGGTGACTTTGGTCGCCTATTCCTGGGCCGTGTTCAAGGCAAGCGATACACCGTTTTTCCGCGGCCTCTATGTCAGCAGCAGGCCGATGATCGCGGCGCTGATCATGGCCGTTGCGGTACGTTATCTGCTTCATGCCCTTTCCGGTCATATTCCGAGCGCCACCCTTCAGGTCCTTGTCGGTGCCGCCGCGGGTGGCGTTATCTATGGCGTCCTGATCCTGCTGACCGAAAGGGCGCTGCTGGGAAAAATCCTTGGGATGGTGAAATCACGGCGCATGCGCGATACCGCAACCCAAGGTTAG
- a CDS encoding glycosyltransferase family A protein — MARFTVVIPYYQKQHGVLGRALASVFAQTYQDFDLVIVDDESPYPIDQELAEISQEQKDRIVVIKQANAGPGGARNTGLDHVPDGTDYVAFLDSDDMWTPDHLRNAAFALNTYGGECYWASMQASDEFYYHFAISELEKNEGAARLSEKPLVIELPDLASVMLRNWSFLHLSCMVIGRPLFEKIRFDPALRLAAEDVLFFCDSILASKRTLLCDDAGAMRGMGVNIFHSIDNTSPEFLRQQFNTWVALDTLEGRFSRRPADVASIASYKNTARKQALWSQAGNLKRRRAPQFGLLFKWAMRDPALLRAAFELGAGKIVRSR; from the coding sequence ATGGCAAGATTTACTGTCGTCATTCCCTACTACCAAAAGCAGCACGGTGTCTTGGGACGTGCACTCGCATCGGTTTTTGCGCAGACTTACCAGGACTTCGATCTTGTCATCGTCGATGACGAATCGCCATACCCGATCGATCAGGAGCTTGCGGAAATTTCGCAGGAACAGAAAGACCGGATTGTTGTCATTAAGCAGGCCAATGCCGGTCCGGGCGGTGCGCGCAACACGGGTCTCGACCATGTGCCTGATGGCACAGACTATGTCGCCTTTCTCGATTCCGACGATATGTGGACCCCCGATCATCTGCGCAATGCCGCCTTCGCGCTTAACACCTATGGCGGCGAATGCTACTGGGCATCCATGCAGGCAAGTGACGAATTTTATTATCATTTCGCCATTTCCGAGCTGGAGAAGAATGAGGGTGCGGCACGACTTTCCGAGAAACCGCTGGTGATCGAACTGCCGGATCTCGCAAGCGTCATGCTGCGCAACTGGAGCTTCCTGCATCTCTCCTGCATGGTGATCGGCCGTCCTCTTTTCGAGAAGATCCGCTTCGATCCAGCGCTCAGACTGGCGGCCGAAGATGTGCTGTTTTTCTGTGATTCCATCCTCGCATCGAAGCGCACGCTGCTGTGTGACGATGCCGGCGCGATGCGCGGGATGGGCGTCAACATCTTTCACAGCATCGACAATACCTCGCCGGAATTCCTGCGCCAGCAGTTCAATACCTGGGTGGCGCTCGATACGCTGGAGGGGCGTTTTTCACGCCGGCCGGCCGATGTGGCCTCGATTGCTTCCTATAAAAACACCGCCCGCAAACAGGCGCTGTGGAGCCAGGCCGGCAATCTGAAACGGCGCAGGGCACCTCAATTCGGGCTGCTGTTCAAATGGGCGATGCGTGATCCCGCACTGCTGCGTGCCGCTTTCGAGCTCGGTGCAGGAAAAATCGTCCGCTCGAGATGA
- a CDS encoding polysaccharide pyruvyl transferase family protein yields the protein MKPYHWESHHGNFGDDLNLWLWDFLLPGLRDVHDDVMLVGVGTVLNDVLLPGKQRKLVIGSGYGYGAVPDTSTEFWDIRCVRGEKTAAKLGLAPEKGIVDPAVMVTEMPDFKGLPKLYRKTFVPHWESAEFGMWETVCEPAGLTYLDPRGEAKAVIRAIAQSEFIVAESMHGAILADAFRVPWVAVSTSPSINSFKWSDWAGSVGVDYQPRYVPVSTRAEAAKKGSRFWGMSFPSPSAPVVAEAGSAQAHRSPAHEGDVLVRPQETQPRSLRKLAKQVLAAPSTLALWQASRAEPRLSPDGRLEERKERFAAVLETVKRDYL from the coding sequence ATGAAACCTTACCACTGGGAATCGCATCATGGCAATTTTGGTGACGATCTCAACCTGTGGCTGTGGGATTTTCTGCTCCCCGGCCTTCGCGATGTGCATGACGACGTCATGCTGGTCGGCGTCGGCACTGTCCTGAACGATGTTCTTTTGCCCGGAAAACAGCGCAAGCTGGTGATCGGCAGCGGTTATGGTTATGGCGCGGTGCCAGATACCAGCACCGAGTTCTGGGACATTCGCTGCGTGCGGGGCGAAAAAACCGCGGCGAAGCTCGGGCTCGCGCCCGAAAAGGGCATTGTCGATCCGGCCGTTATGGTCACCGAGATGCCAGACTTCAAAGGTCTGCCCAAGCTTTACAGGAAGACCTTCGTTCCCCATTGGGAATCGGCGGAATTCGGCATGTGGGAAACCGTGTGCGAACCGGCGGGGCTGACCTATCTCGACCCGCGGGGCGAGGCGAAAGCGGTCATCCGTGCCATCGCCCAGTCGGAATTCATCGTGGCCGAATCCATGCACGGCGCAATCCTTGCCGATGCCTTCCGCGTGCCGTGGGTTGCGGTCAGCACCTCGCCGTCGATCAACAGCTTCAAATGGAGCGACTGGGCCGGCAGCGTGGGTGTCGACTATCAGCCGCGTTATGTTCCGGTCTCCACCCGCGCCGAGGCCGCGAAAAAAGGCTCGCGTTTCTGGGGCATGAGTTTCCCCTCGCCGTCAGCCCCCGTTGTCGCCGAGGCCGGTTCTGCCCAAGCGCATAGAAGCCCGGCGCATGAGGGTGACGTGCTGGTGCGGCCACAGGAAACGCAACCCCGGTCATTGCGCAAACTGGCCAAGCAGGTACTGGCCGCGCCTTCCACGCTGGCACTCTGGCAGGCAAGCCGCGCGGAACCGCGCCTCAGCCCGGATGGCCGGCTGGAGGAGCGCAAGGAGCGTTTCGCCGCCGTTCTGGAAACGGTGAAGCGGGATTATCTTTGA
- a CDS encoding glycosyltransferase family 2 protein: MVSGSQPICVIIAAKNASETIDIAIRSALVEPEVGEVVVIDDGSTDTTSDVAHAADDGTGRLRVVRFEVNRGPSAARNHAISISSAPLISILDADDFFFRGRFAAMLADDDWDLVADNIAFIQQSVPGASSMQPARFEPQARYLSLTEFVEGNISRPGVERGETGFLKPVIRRDFLDKHALRYDEGLRLGEDYELYVRALAAGARYKVIRHCGYGAIVRGNSLSGRHRTEDLRRLYEADNAILAGCRLSAEEKAILREHEKHIRAKFELRHFLDAKKQNGMGGALSHALTRLPALPAITRGIWSDKTARFRKTPPVRDVRYLLDGTPVS, from the coding sequence ATGGTGAGCGGTTCACAGCCCATTTGCGTCATTATCGCTGCGAAAAACGCATCCGAAACGATCGATATCGCCATTCGCTCCGCACTTGTGGAACCTGAGGTCGGCGAGGTCGTGGTGATCGACGACGGTTCCACCGATACGACAAGCGATGTGGCGCATGCGGCGGATGACGGCACGGGGCGGCTAAGGGTTGTGCGATTCGAGGTTAATCGTGGCCCTTCGGCTGCGCGCAACCATGCAATCTCGATTTCCTCTGCCCCGCTCATCAGTATTCTCGATGCGGACGATTTCTTTTTCCGCGGCCGTTTTGCCGCCATGCTGGCCGATGACGACTGGGACCTGGTGGCAGACAATATCGCCTTCATCCAGCAATCGGTTCCCGGCGCATCCTCCATGCAGCCGGCCCGCTTCGAACCGCAGGCGCGGTATCTGTCGCTCACGGAATTCGTGGAAGGCAATATTTCCAGGCCCGGTGTGGAACGCGGAGAAACTGGCTTCTTGAAACCCGTGATACGTCGCGATTTTCTCGACAAACATGCGCTGCGTTATGACGAGGGCCTGCGGCTCGGCGAGGATTACGAACTTTACGTGCGGGCCCTTGCTGCCGGCGCGCGTTACAAGGTCATTCGCCATTGCGGTTACGGCGCGATCGTTCGCGGCAACTCCCTGAGCGGCCGCCATCGCACGGAAGATCTTCGTCGTTTATACGAGGCGGACAACGCCATTCTGGCCGGCTGCCGGCTCTCGGCCGAGGAAAAGGCGATCCTGCGCGAACATGAAAAACACATCCGCGCCAAGTTCGAGCTTCGCCATTTTCTCGATGCAAAAAAGCAGAATGGCATGGGCGGCGCGCTGAGCCATGCCCTGACGCGGCTACCCGCCCTGCCCGCCATCACGCGCGGCATCTGGAGCGACAAGACTGCGCGCTTCCGTAAAACGCCGCCGGTCAGGGATGTGCGTTATCTGCTGGATGGCACGCCGGTTTCGTGA